A region of Lycium barbarum isolate Lr01 chromosome 1, ASM1917538v2, whole genome shotgun sequence DNA encodes the following proteins:
- the LOC132613604 gene encoding uncharacterized protein LOC132613604, which yields MVDKYENWHEQLPYALLGYRTTTRTSTRETPYLLVYSIETVIPAKVEIPSLKIIQEAEMKDAKWIKNRYEQLAMIEEKRMVAVCHKQLYRQRMSRAFNKQVKTRLCQIGQLVLKRVFPQYEEYKGKFAPNWQGPYMVRKVLSR from the coding sequence ATGGTCGACAAATACGAgaattggcacgagcagttgccttatgctttgtTGGGATATAGAACGACGACTCGAACTTCCACTAGAGAAACCCCATACCTTCTTGTTTACAGTATAGAAACGGTTATACCCGCAAAAGTGGAAATCCCTTCACTCAAgatcatccaagaggcagagATGAAAGAtgcaaaatggatcaaaaatcGTTATGAACAATtggccatgatagaggaaaaAAGAATGGTGGCAGTATGCCACAAACAGCTATACAGACAAAGGATGTCTCGAGCTTTCAACAAGCAGGTCAAAACTCGACTCTGCCAGATCGGACAACTTgtactcaagcgagtcttccctcagTATGAGGAATATAAAGGAAAATTCGCGCCAAactggcaaggaccatacatggtcaggaaagtactctccAGATAA